The following proteins are co-located in the Pyrococcus abyssi GE5 genome:
- a CDS encoding 7-cyano-7-deazaguanine synthase — MLKDAIREIRRFGEETGIIEKKVLLLFSGGKDSSLALYILKEAGYDVSALTFFHKWSWPEVIKWGMKFTKSLGVEHYLVDLTEGLRRVSIGRKGPICVHCKKIMLWNAKWFALNNGFEILAKGDNANDKIVGTLLDQCPGDIRLCEIPKIGIPIFRPLIKYKAIEVEEMAKEARIEPYRMYEHGRRKQWREGCPLQYIDEDARITEELMDLAFRINYEVSKIARKFKVRVSVRVPSFEVMCWNCNEKVLEEVKSIVNRET; from the coding sequence ATGCTTAAAGATGCTATAAGGGAAATCAGAAGGTTTGGAGAGGAGACTGGAATAATTGAGAAGAAAGTGTTATTACTGTTCTCAGGAGGTAAGGATTCAAGCTTGGCATTGTATATCCTTAAAGAGGCCGGTTACGATGTTTCGGCCCTGACATTCTTTCACAAGTGGAGCTGGCCCGAGGTTATTAAATGGGGAATGAAATTTACTAAATCACTTGGGGTTGAGCACTATCTAGTAGATTTAACCGAAGGATTAAGGAGGGTAAGCATAGGGAGGAAAGGGCCTATATGCGTTCATTGTAAGAAGATAATGCTATGGAACGCAAAATGGTTCGCACTAAATAATGGATTCGAAATCCTAGCAAAGGGAGATAATGCAAACGACAAAATCGTCGGAACCCTACTCGACCAGTGCCCAGGAGATATAAGACTCTGCGAAATTCCAAAGATTGGAATACCAATTTTCAGGCCTTTGATAAAGTATAAGGCCATAGAAGTTGAAGAAATGGCCAAAGAAGCGAGGATAGAACCCTATAGAATGTATGAACATGGCAGGAGAAAACAGTGGAGAGAAGGATGCCCCTTACAATACATAGATGAAGACGCAAGAATTACCGAAGAGCTAATGGATTTAGCCTTTAGAATTAACTACGAGGTCAGTAAAATAGCTAGAAAGTTCAAAGTCAGGGTAAGCGTTAGGGTTCCAAGCTTTGAAGTCATGTGCTGGAATTGCAACGAGAAGGTTCTAGAAGAAGTGAAAAGTATCGTTAATAGGGAAACATGA
- a CDS encoding pyruvoyl-dependent arginine decarboxylase, whose product MSWTTPKKAIMLAAAAEGGTKLNAFDNALLKMGIGNVNLVKLSSVIPAHIEWLDELPKNIPIGMLLPTVYAHIESDEPGSTISAALGVGLSENNEGGLIYEYAGYCTKEEAEEMVRKMVEEGFKVRGWKLKEIKVISAEITVKDKPAAAVAAVVMFPY is encoded by the coding sequence ATGAGCTGGACGACCCCCAAAAAGGCCATAATGCTTGCTGCAGCTGCCGAGGGCGGTACAAAGCTCAATGCATTCGATAATGCCCTCCTAAAGATGGGAATTGGGAACGTTAACCTTGTGAAGCTCAGTAGTGTCATACCAGCCCATATTGAATGGTTGGACGAGCTTCCAAAGAACATCCCAATTGGAATGCTCTTGCCTACTGTATATGCCCACATAGAGAGCGATGAACCAGGTTCAACTATAAGCGCTGCGTTGGGCGTTGGTTTGAGCGAGAACAATGAGGGAGGATTAATTTACGAATACGCTGGTTATTGCACTAAAGAAGAGGCAGAGGAAATGGTAAGGAAGATGGTTGAGGAGGGATTCAAGGTCAGGGGCTGGAAACTTAAAGAAATAAAGGTGATTTCAGCTGAGATAACCGTAAAGGATAAACCTGCTGCCGCTGTTGCTGCAGTAGTCATGTTTCCCTATTAA
- a CDS encoding DUF356 domain-containing protein, producing MLNTIVLIRTDNFDKALTALSDLVRYGGMKIRGKPRIIPPALSDWAFEQIVGEKPRKKVRAHVVAQVDLPASKAIGRIRDIHPPAHIVVIPVGTHVHKEILRLWGTFKELKGFHPPKEIKRPGEELEE from the coding sequence ATGTTAAACACGATAGTCCTGATAAGAACCGACAACTTCGACAAAGCCTTGACGGCCTTGTCTGACTTAGTTAGGTATGGGGGAATGAAAATCAGGGGGAAACCTAGGATTATACCCCCCGCCCTCTCAGATTGGGCATTTGAGCAGATAGTTGGGGAGAAGCCAAGGAAAAAGGTTAGGGCTCACGTGGTCGCTCAAGTTGACCTTCCAGCTTCAAAGGCCATAGGAAGGATTAGAGATATCCACCCACCAGCCCATATCGTGGTTATTCCCGTTGGAACTCACGTGCACAAGGAAATACTAAGGCTATGGGGAACTTTTAAAGAGCTCAAGGGCTTTCACCCGCCCAAAGAGATTAAGAGACCCGGAGAAGAATTAGAGGAGTGA
- a CDS encoding DUF2079 domain-containing protein, with translation MYSTLNGKFMYNTVEAQLYSAPNHFAVHFQPILLLLLPVYAIMPSPVVLLLIQAIFLALSATLALLIACEELNHREAILVASLYIFNSSLLGIALFEFHPVSLAVPLFFIAYMLLKRGKMKLFYLTSVLILLTKEDSFLGVVSLSLWKILMDGLNPESFRKNRGLILLSIASMMYGIIVIKVVIPHLGMGYIYESLYSEFELTRRKLLYFIVFNASFGFLTFLSSKGLVSVALPWLESMLSSRDTQTMIGFHYPYMLLPLSYLVAIEGFKKSKKVAVSLIVAGILTSMATIPITFKPPKAENPLIHFAVLKPIPGKDASWEAITIVKTLEGPIYTQPEFYPHLSTRIDVYVYPKGIKPRVILVNLNTWNGKRAIKRLKDFRIKLEEYKTVFKKDGVVIFIRKA, from the coding sequence TTGTACTCCACACTTAACGGAAAATTCATGTACAACACGGTGGAAGCCCAGCTATATAGCGCACCTAACCATTTTGCAGTCCATTTTCAACCGATTCTTCTACTACTTCTCCCAGTGTATGCAATAATGCCCTCTCCTGTAGTTCTTTTGTTAATCCAGGCTATCTTCTTGGCTCTTTCAGCGACATTGGCCCTCTTAATAGCATGCGAAGAGCTCAATCATCGCGAGGCGATTCTAGTTGCTTCCCTTTACATCTTTAACTCTTCTCTCCTGGGAATAGCTCTTTTTGAGTTTCATCCAGTTTCACTCGCCGTTCCGTTATTTTTCATAGCCTATATGCTTTTGAAACGGGGAAAGATGAAGCTCTTCTATCTAACATCAGTTCTCATACTTTTAACCAAGGAAGATTCCTTCCTGGGAGTTGTGAGTTTATCCCTTTGGAAAATATTAATGGACGGCTTAAACCCGGAAAGTTTTAGGAAAAATAGGGGATTAATCCTATTGTCAATAGCATCAATGATGTACGGGATCATTGTAATTAAAGTTGTAATCCCCCATCTTGGAATGGGATACATTTATGAGAGTCTATACTCGGAGTTTGAGCTGACCAGGAGAAAGCTACTCTATTTCATAGTTTTCAATGCATCTTTCGGATTCTTAACATTCCTCAGTTCCAAGGGTCTCGTTTCAGTTGCACTCCCCTGGCTTGAATCAATGCTCTCATCAAGGGATACCCAAACAATGATCGGCTTTCATTACCCTTACATGCTACTTCCCTTATCGTACCTAGTAGCTATTGAAGGCTTTAAAAAGTCTAAAAAGGTAGCTGTCTCTCTTATAGTTGCGGGAATTTTGACCTCGATGGCAACGATTCCCATAACGTTTAAACCTCCGAAAGCAGAGAACCCCTTGATTCACTTCGCAGTTCTCAAACCAATTCCAGGAAAAGATGCATCCTGGGAGGCTATAACCATCGTCAAAACGTTGGAGGGCCCAATTTACACCCAGCCAGAATTCTATCCGCACCTCTCAACGAGGATTGATGTGTACGTTTATCCAAAGGGTATTAAGCCGAGGGTTATATTGGTTAACCTCAATACTTGGAACGGAAAAAGGGCGATAAAAAGGTTGAAGGATTTCAGAATTAAACTTGAAGAATACAAGACCGTTTTCAAAAAGGATGGAGTTGTGATATTCATTAGGAAAGCTTAA
- a CDS encoding DUF402 domain-containing protein, translating into MGSPMSAKIHLIYKRIPNRVLERDDEVIADLGEIIVAKSRFSGMLAPLRVNGVEVIKNGYWMIYFAFVGKDYDILKIYDENGNFKGLYIDVLAYTKREGNTVEMLDLFLDIFVFPNGEAFLLDEDELEMALNYGLISKEDFMKAYKTANRILREIREGKFPPKIVWEYSLL; encoded by the coding sequence ATGGGATCCCCAATGTCAGCTAAAATTCATCTCATCTACAAGCGAATTCCTAACCGTGTTCTAGAGCGAGACGATGAAGTGATTGCCGATTTGGGAGAGATAATTGTCGCTAAATCTCGCTTTTCTGGCATGCTCGCTCCGCTTAGGGTGAATGGAGTTGAAGTCATCAAGAACGGCTATTGGATGATTTATTTTGCCTTCGTTGGGAAGGATTACGATATCCTTAAGATCTATGACGAGAACGGAAACTTCAAAGGTCTCTATATTGATGTGTTAGCCTATACCAAACGTGAAGGGAACACAGTTGAGATGCTTGATCTATTCCTAGACATCTTCGTCTTTCCGAATGGTGAAGCATTTCTATTGGATGAGGATGAGCTGGAGATGGCTCTCAACTATGGGTTAATATCAAAAGAGGATTTCATGAAAGCGTATAAGACTGCAAACAGAATACTCAGGGAAATAAGGGAAGGAAAGTTTCCTCCGAAGATCGTTTGGGAATATTCACTCCTCTAA
- the glyS gene encoding glycine--tRNA ligase — MGERFDKYEYLQDLMRRRGFAWGSFEIYGGSRGFYDYGPLGATIKRKIEKKIREAFIREGFFEIETPDITPEQVFIASGHVEKFVDPIVECKKCGARFRADHLIEETLGIDVEGKSAEEMTKIIREHNIKCPECGGELGDVFYFNLMFETYIGPYKDKKAYLRPETAQGIFVNFKRLNAFARNKLPFGVFQIGKAYRNEISPRQGMIRLREFTQAEVEIFFNPNETEHPHFDEVKHEKLRLYPIENQLKDLGMIELTAEEAVKKGYLMNTFFAYYLVMIKKILLDIGIPEDKIRFRQQLPEERAHYSADTWDAEVYSERFGWVECVGLAYRTDYDLSRHMKMSGADLTVMIHYDKPKIVKRLKVSLNMKSVGPKLKKDAKRINEKIQAMSEEELRELVKKLNEEGKIVIDGYELSKDDFIIKEVEEKVTGEKIIPHVLEPSFGIDRPFYLLLENSLTIDEDGRIYLKIKKDMAPIEVAVLPLVAKEPLTKIAYDLFRKLQKEGFIVVYDEKDSIGKRYMRYDEIGTPYCVTIDNQTPIDGTVTIRDRDTREQIRVKLEDVPRKLKELIFGS; from the coding sequence ATGGGGGAGAGGTTCGATAAGTATGAATATCTTCAGGACTTAATGAGGAGGAGAGGCTTCGCTTGGGGGAGTTTCGAAATTTATGGTGGGTCTAGGGGTTTCTACGATTACGGTCCTCTCGGTGCTACAATAAAGAGGAAGATAGAGAAGAAGATAAGGGAAGCTTTTATCAGGGAGGGATTTTTCGAGATAGAGACTCCTGACATAACTCCAGAGCAAGTCTTCATAGCTAGTGGACACGTGGAGAAGTTCGTCGATCCGATAGTTGAATGTAAGAAATGTGGGGCAAGGTTCAGGGCCGACCATTTGATAGAGGAAACCCTGGGAATTGACGTCGAAGGAAAGTCGGCCGAGGAGATGACTAAGATAATAAGGGAGCACAACATAAAATGTCCAGAATGCGGGGGAGAATTGGGAGATGTTTTCTACTTCAATCTGATGTTCGAAACGTACATCGGTCCATACAAGGATAAGAAAGCTTATTTAAGGCCTGAAACTGCCCAGGGAATTTTCGTTAACTTTAAGAGGTTGAATGCATTCGCAAGGAATAAGCTACCATTCGGGGTTTTCCAGATTGGGAAAGCTTATCGTAATGAGATTTCACCCAGGCAGGGGATGATAAGACTTAGGGAATTTACGCAGGCAGAGGTTGAGATATTCTTTAACCCGAATGAGACCGAGCATCCTCACTTCGACGAGGTTAAGCACGAGAAATTGAGGTTGTATCCAATAGAGAACCAGCTCAAGGATTTGGGTATGATAGAGCTTACCGCAGAGGAAGCTGTTAAGAAGGGCTACCTAATGAACACTTTCTTCGCTTATTACCTCGTAATGATAAAGAAAATTTTACTTGATATCGGGATTCCTGAGGATAAGATAAGGTTTAGGCAACAGCTACCTGAGGAGAGAGCTCATTACTCTGCAGATACCTGGGATGCGGAAGTTTACAGCGAACGCTTTGGATGGGTGGAGTGCGTCGGCTTGGCGTACAGGACGGACTATGATTTGAGCAGGCACATGAAGATGAGCGGTGCCGATTTAACGGTCATGATACACTACGATAAGCCCAAGATAGTTAAGAGGCTCAAGGTTAGCCTTAACATGAAGAGTGTTGGTCCTAAGCTTAAGAAGGATGCCAAGAGGATAAATGAGAAAATTCAAGCGATGAGCGAGGAAGAGCTAAGGGAGTTAGTTAAGAAGCTTAACGAGGAAGGAAAAATTGTCATTGATGGGTACGAGCTTTCAAAGGATGACTTCATAATAAAGGAAGTCGAAGAGAAAGTAACCGGTGAGAAAATAATTCCCCATGTCCTTGAGCCCAGCTTTGGAATAGATAGGCCATTCTATTTGCTCCTTGAGAACTCTTTAACGATAGATGAGGACGGAAGAATTTATCTGAAGATAAAGAAGGATATGGCTCCAATAGAGGTGGCTGTATTACCCCTAGTAGCTAAAGAACCGCTAACTAAGATCGCATACGACCTCTTTAGAAAGTTGCAGAAGGAAGGGTTCATAGTGGTCTACGACGAGAAGGATAGCATAGGGAAGAGGTACATGAGGTACGATGAGATAGGAACCCCATATTGCGTTACCATAGATAATCAGACTCCAATCGATGGAACGGTTACGATAAGGGATAGGGACACGAGGGAGCAGATAAGGGTAAAGCTTGAGGATGTCCCCAGGAAGTTGAAGGAATTAATCTTCGGAAGCTAG
- a CDS encoding MBL fold metallo-hydrolase: MIVYFIGTGGSEGIPVHLCNCRSCNEARKFGFAQRRPSTLAIIGNKGEVVLIDVGTDIREFLNTPIDAIFLTHWHHDHIYGLYKLRWIARETELYAPRGHADALILQDPKNLKPNIIRAGDKIKINGLKITAVKLNHQVETLGYIIEENGKNVAVLYDTKGLPRETEIILEKLSPLRLAIVDATYPPGFNDPYHNNVDEAGEMGIKYAERVVLSHISHKNLPFLELVNYVRRKWDDRVLVAYDGMVFYV, encoded by the coding sequence ATGATAGTTTACTTCATCGGAACTGGAGGAAGTGAGGGAATCCCAGTTCACCTCTGCAACTGTAGGAGTTGCAACGAGGCCAGAAAATTTGGATTCGCCCAAAGAAGACCCTCAACTTTAGCAATCATCGGTAACAAGGGAGAAGTAGTCCTTATAGACGTTGGCACGGATATTAGGGAATTCCTGAACACGCCCATAGATGCGATATTCCTAACCCATTGGCATCACGATCACATATATGGATTATACAAGCTGAGATGGATAGCTAGGGAAACCGAACTATACGCTCCTCGAGGGCATGCTGACGCTCTAATTCTTCAAGACCCTAAGAATCTAAAGCCGAACATAATAAGAGCTGGAGATAAAATAAAGATAAATGGCTTGAAGATAACCGCGGTGAAATTAAATCATCAGGTGGAAACTTTGGGATACATAATAGAAGAGAACGGAAAGAATGTTGCAGTTCTATACGACACGAAGGGACTTCCAAGAGAAACAGAGATAATTTTGGAAAAACTATCTCCTCTAAGATTAGCTATAGTTGATGCAACCTACCCACCAGGCTTCAACGATCCTTATCACAACAACGTTGACGAGGCTGGAGAGATGGGAATTAAATACGCCGAAAGGGTTGTTTTAAGTCATATATCCCACAAGAACTTACCCTTCCTAGAACTAGTTAACTACGTGAGAAGGAAGTGGGATGATAGGGTTCTCGTGGCCTACGACGGCATGGTCTTTTATGTCTAG
- a CDS encoding inositol-3-phosphate synthase encodes MVRVAIIGQGYVASIFAVGLERIKLGELGYYGVPLANELPIKVEDIQIVASYDVDKSKIGLPLSEIVKRYWNGHIPESLQEVYVRKGVHLRSLRNLPIEASGLEEEMTLKEAVEHLVNEWKESKVEVILNVPTTEAFTPFGKLEELEKAINENNKDRLTATQVYAYAAAQYAKEVGGAAFVNAIPTLIANDPAFVELAKESNLVIFGDDGATGATPLTADILGHLAQRNRHVLDIAQFNIGGNTDFLALTDKERNKSKEYTKSSVVEDILGYDAPHYIKPTGYLEPLGDKKFIAMHIEYVSFNGAHDELIITGRINDSPALAGLLVDLARLGKIAVEKKAFGTVYEVNAFYMKNPGPRDARNVPRIIAYEKLRQWVGLPPRYL; translated from the coding sequence TTGGTGAGGGTGGCTATTATTGGCCAAGGGTACGTTGCAAGCATTTTTGCTGTAGGTTTAGAGAGGATAAAGCTAGGAGAACTCGGCTACTATGGAGTTCCATTGGCAAATGAATTGCCCATAAAAGTCGAGGACATTCAGATAGTGGCCTCATACGATGTTGACAAGAGCAAAATTGGACTACCATTGTCAGAGATCGTGAAGAGGTACTGGAATGGACACATTCCAGAGAGCCTTCAAGAGGTTTACGTTAGAAAGGGAGTTCACTTAAGGAGCTTGAGGAACCTTCCAATAGAGGCCAGTGGGCTTGAAGAAGAAATGACGCTCAAGGAAGCCGTTGAGCACTTAGTTAATGAGTGGAAGGAAAGCAAAGTGGAAGTAATCTTGAACGTTCCAACAACGGAAGCATTCACGCCCTTTGGAAAGCTTGAGGAGCTTGAAAAAGCTATAAACGAGAACAACAAAGATAGGTTAACTGCAACACAAGTTTACGCATATGCAGCAGCCCAATATGCAAAGGAGGTTGGAGGGGCAGCTTTTGTAAACGCAATACCGACGCTAATAGCCAACGACCCAGCGTTCGTTGAATTAGCGAAGGAAAGCAACTTGGTCATCTTCGGAGATGATGGTGCTACTGGTGCAACACCATTGACTGCAGATATCTTAGGGCACTTAGCTCAGAGGAATAGGCACGTTTTAGACATAGCCCAGTTCAACATTGGAGGAAATACTGACTTCCTGGCCTTAACCGATAAGGAGAGGAACAAGAGCAAAGAGTACACAAAGTCAAGTGTAGTTGAGGACATCCTTGGCTACGATGCACCCCACTACATAAAGCCAACCGGGTACTTAGAGCCTCTAGGAGACAAGAAGTTCATAGCAATGCACATTGAATATGTAAGCTTCAACGGAGCCCATGACGAGCTGATAATAACTGGAAGGATAAATGACAGCCCAGCTCTAGCTGGATTACTCGTTGACCTGGCGAGACTAGGTAAGATCGCTGTAGAAAAGAAGGCATTTGGAACTGTATACGAGGTTAACGCGTTCTACATGAAGAACCCAGGACCAAGAGATGCAAGGAACGTACCCAGGATAATCGCCTACGAAAAGCTTAGGCAGTGGGTAGGGCTACCACCTAGGTATCTCTAG
- a CDS encoding radical SAM protein, protein MIKLRLPNSYFEGHEDTITLVWRRTLVADFSKREIERAIRRKFRVSVEVNVEDGYLVINTDNEDIERFIAFYIQNNLGGLLKNRYTKRKVIYIHEGMGVPLLGYNAFGLIDRGTNLIQVRGSTGCNMRCIFCSVDEGPYSRTRKLDFVVDIDYLLKWFDWVAKEKGKGLEAHLDAQGEPLLYPFIVELVQALREHPHVSVISMQSNGVLLNDKLVEELAEAGLDRVNLSIHSLDPEKAKMLMGIKDYDLNHVLEMAEALVNAGIDVLIAPVIMFGVNDDEAEAFIEFARRIGAGKRWPALGFQNYIPYKFGRNPVIAKPVPFKEFYRWLRELEEKTGMKPLILKPHHFGMYPRPFIPLAFKRGEVVKAEVILPGRIEGEMIAKARNRLIQVINSNAKVGDRIKVKIVRTRHGIYVGTPV, encoded by the coding sequence ATGATAAAGTTGAGGTTACCAAATTCGTACTTCGAAGGGCATGAGGATACAATAACCCTAGTATGGAGAAGGACCCTAGTAGCGGATTTTAGCAAAAGGGAAATAGAGAGAGCGATAAGAAGGAAGTTCAGAGTTTCAGTTGAAGTTAACGTTGAGGACGGTTACTTGGTCATAAATACTGACAATGAGGACATAGAGAGGTTCATAGCGTTTTACATTCAAAATAACCTTGGAGGACTTCTCAAAAATAGGTACACGAAAAGGAAGGTGATATATATACATGAGGGCATGGGCGTTCCACTTCTCGGTTATAATGCGTTCGGATTAATAGATAGGGGGACGAACCTCATCCAAGTTAGGGGTTCAACCGGTTGCAACATGAGGTGCATATTTTGTTCCGTCGATGAAGGCCCATATTCGAGAACGAGGAAGTTAGACTTCGTTGTAGACATAGACTACCTCTTGAAGTGGTTTGACTGGGTAGCAAAGGAGAAAGGGAAGGGCCTTGAGGCTCATCTAGATGCCCAGGGAGAACCGCTATTATATCCTTTCATCGTCGAGTTGGTTCAAGCCCTAAGGGAGCATCCACACGTCTCAGTGATATCCATGCAAAGCAACGGAGTGTTGCTGAATGATAAGCTAGTTGAGGAGCTTGCCGAGGCAGGTTTAGATAGGGTTAACCTTTCCATCCATTCCCTGGATCCAGAGAAGGCAAAGATGTTAATGGGAATTAAAGATTACGACTTAAATCACGTCCTTGAAATGGCCGAGGCCTTAGTTAATGCGGGAATTGATGTCCTCATAGCTCCGGTAATAATGTTCGGAGTGAATGATGATGAGGCGGAGGCTTTCATAGAATTTGCGAGGAGAATAGGAGCAGGAAAAAGATGGCCTGCATTAGGCTTTCAAAATTACATCCCATATAAATTTGGAAGGAACCCTGTTATCGCGAAACCAGTTCCCTTTAAGGAATTCTATAGATGGTTGAGGGAACTTGAAGAAAAGACTGGAATGAAACCCCTAATCCTAAAGCCCCACCACTTCGGTATGTATCCAAGGCCATTTATACCGTTAGCATTTAAGAGGGGTGAAGTCGTTAAAGCTGAAGTCATCCTCCCGGGAAGGATAGAGGGGGAGATGATTGCCAAAGCCAGGAATAGGCTGATTCAAGTAATAAACTCAAATGCAAAAGTTGGAGACAGGATAAAGGTTAAGATCGTTAGAACGAGGCATGGGATTTACGTTGGAACTCCCGTGTGA